tttgtataatatatgtagtatatacacacatgcgtccttaaattttaacacttttttactAAGTAATTAATGTCGTTTCACCCACTATAATTCTTTTACATTTTAGCTTTGTTTTATGTTCTTCATTTGAATTACACGGTTTAACAAATaagaattgaaatattttatttaatctgGCCAGTCCACCTCAATCAGGCTTCCACTAATAGCAATTTTTCCTTTTCCACCGTAAATTTGTTTGCAATACGCGCTATGTTTTTAATATCTAcagttaatttttgttattattgaacTGATGACAACaggttttaatttcttttcgcaattgattttcttttcggtaattttcatatatgtagatacgtTATATCCAATAAAACGTATCAGCTTGGAATTAGATTATGCATATTTGTGGTTCTTAACAAGTTTTTTATTGGTCTCGAGGTCTTAATAAGGTTTTGTATTGGTATTTTTCATGAAACGAAGTATTCAAGTTCCTATATTCATGCAaaattctattttatatttacgtaattttatgcacatacatatatttaacacaTCTTCATTTTTTTAgctattttgatatatttgtaacagtattatgtaaataaatgctaAGATTCTATTGCACCTAGGTACATGTTTCTCTTTTTGCTTCCAAtgtttataattgaaaaaaaaatgtttgttaacacaagaaaataattaaaatttcatggttgctatatacatattattaaatatattacttcatatattttttcgttcATGTCAATATGCAGTTCTTTTTATTGTTGAGTTGTCGACGGCCGTTAGTAGTGTATATTGAATTCCAGACTTTTTATGGTCACCTTGTAGCATTGTTGCCAAAGAAATCTTCTGCAAttaaaatatgccgaaaattgtaatacaaaaatttattttcattatgaaGTTTTAGATTGCGAATCAAATAGTCTGCCAAAGATGAgttaataatttcattcaataaatttttatttcaaaataatatgcGTACACTTCTATAAATATATCCAttctatattaataatatagTTTGTTACTAATTCTCTAAATAATTAAGCGTAATACTTACGTGCATCGAAGCTAAAGTTCATGGAAGGATCTGGTGTATTAAGTAGTGCATTTTGGCTAACACCAGTTCCTATTGACCCAGATTGATGTTGTTGCATGCTAAGCGAATTTGTACTATTTAAACCTCCAGAATTACCACCACTCATTGGTCCCTGTTGAGCACTGCTCAAGGGACTTTGCGGGGTGGAAGTTATTCGCAGACCGCCAGGACCGCCATTTCCTCCGCCGCCACCTGGCACTCCGTTTCCACCAGAAGAAGCACCAGCTCCTCCAGCGGCAGCAGCCTGTTGTTGAGCACGTCCGCTTACTACAGCCCGCAATTCCTGTTTTACGAAATCAGAAGAGTTTGCTGCATTACCTGctgaaaaaaacaaacaaagtaaaaaataaacatttaacaaaataaattaaaaaattataaacattatttttcactctaattatttacatacattgttATTCTGATATGTTTACATGATACGTTAtgatttgtatgtatgaataaaaaaataatcccaTTTAATACATAACGatgcatacatataacataGTCAACAACACAAATGTGTAAAAAGGACGTTTAATCTAATGTTCATTTACCACCGATTGGcgctcaaaataaaattatgttatttacaATACGAAAATCCAGTTCGGATTCGGTTTCTGCAACTTTATTTAAACTATGACTAtgttaaaattattacatataaaaaagtaatataaaatttaaatctttttagaAATGGAATGGAATACCAGCTGGTTTGTCTCTCaataattcacaaaaataatGTGCCCCAAAAGTTATCGATTAACGATTTCCCATTTTAATCAACTTGGcctaattacttttaatttcatatgtacatcaaatatattaatattttaataaaataaagcaaataaataaatcaaataagcaatatatagttttattttaaaattttacaattttatagaaAGTTGTAATGAAATAACGGTTTTGATCTGtgcataaaattaatgaaatgcataacgtattttttaatacatttacgTAAGCCATTCGCTAACGGGCAGAATGTATAAATAATCAGATAGAACGATGTAGGAAGTAAGGAAGTTtgtgtaatttattttagtaattataTCTAACATACAAAGCATTTATGTACATCATgagtatatacaataaaagtGTGAGCTCAACAACGGTAAGTactaaccaaaaattttaatatcaaaataacaGTTTGACAAATAcaccatattttttgaaataaatatattattcagaGCACATTTGCATGTTTCGCTTTTCGGGTtattatgtgaaaaattaaatatctgcaaataatttcattatacTAACAATTTCGGCTATTTTTActcacatatacacattaatatgATTAATACAGAAGGatttcaatacaaatatttttttttattttattttattaacttcagAACAccaatttgatttaaataataaaacatggTTTGGaagaaattctaattttttagaTCGAAAAAATTTACACATAGTAGATCAGTAttctttgtgaaaaaatttttatggtcTTCCTTTTTACATTATCGGCCTGATAATAAACATAAAGATCGAATATAAGTTTAACATCTATATAcattaagtatatatttttgtattagatACAAATGTAGggaatgcacatattatatggtacaaattatatatgtatattattttatattccaaGTTGGTAAACGCTTACCGGCCTGAGCGCGACCATAAAATtcgttttgtgtttgttgtggGGTCGCATGAGCAGCATGCTGCATATTATTGTACATCATGCCACCAAAGCCAACAATACCGACACTCCCGCCGACGCTGACACCGCCATTTACGCCGAGGCTTGTGGCGGCGCCATTGCCGCTTGTACCTACAATATTTTCGTGATTTACATTCGCAATGAAAGGGCGTGGAGAGCCTGTTTTGGGTTAATACGAGATTTGCATTTTAAGTTCAAAACTATATTTACTGGACGTATTCAGAAATATTTCTAATAGTAAAACTTTTCTAatagatttataaattataataaataaatgtggagcactaaaatcggttcagtactCTTCTTGGCGGTTACTGTTTACTGAGTAACTAATATAATAAAGCAAATACGAATAAATAGTCGTGTTTAcgcttttgtgtatttttttaatttaaaaaaattcaatagatAATATTTGACATTTAAGGTAATACGAATATTTCGATAACATACAATTTATGTAGTTCGATTTGACTTTAGGCATAAGCCTTAGCGtttatttgctaaaaatttttttagcaatcagtatttttttatccaaaatttaattgttaattttttgatttattcgtctacaatgtttttttttttgatatcttTTAAGCGATAGTTTCAGTGCGATTTTcgaaaaaccgattttttttgttgctttatcaGATTAGTGGAGAACCTTGCGACTCcaatttttaaacgcgtttttctcagaatggtgctatggaagttttttaattttttttgtttgaaatcttcctatttttttctatgaaaaactgtcgaaaacaGGGCCAAAATCGATACGTTTTGATCAAAAGCGGGATAGCGACTTTCCCacagataaataatttttttgaaatttttcttttagatcAAAATTGTATTGTAGCTATTATAcaaccaataaataaacataaaaaaaatattttgtattcgtcatgaatgAACGTAAAAAAACTGgaccgattagttaatttcaaccTTAAGaatcgcgaaaatcagtgatttgtCGGAAAGTCACACTGAAACGGATCAATTTCAACCTTAAGaatcgcgaaaatcagtgatttgtCGGAAAGTCACACTGAAACGATCCCCTAACTTACTAATTGTTGCTTCGCCATGCGTAAAGCAGTTATTATCCTACTTTTCGGTATCAGCAGAAATTTTTCCATCaaactattatttttcattaacacATGTAATTTCTTTTCAGTGTAATgttaagtataaaaattaccTAAACATTCATAActcaaattgtaaacaaaaaagtgtgaaaataaaattttgttaaaatctaaattaatgttttaaagtaattttaattgtttttaagtcGCTGAATTGAATTTTAATGGTACTAGAAAGGGAAAGGTTAAATTTGAGAACTTGTATTTTcgtcatatatattttattatttgatagaTTTGATTTTTAAGTACTTATTTGCAGTTTTCACATTAGGGAACATCGAAAAATACACCACGCATTGCTTAAAATTGATACACTTAATATTCTCATATGAATTATAATTGGAAACATACCCACTGGGGCTCGAGGCTTATAACCACAAAAGGCAGAGAGTTAATGAAAGCTCTTCAAATGACTGGGTGCAGTACTCGTATCATGTCTAGTGGAACACCAACTTTTTGGCCAACAGATCCACTTAAAACACAAGAtcttattgattttttcattacaaaacaTGTCTCTTCAAATTATATGTGCATAGAAAGCGGTTTGGATATGACCTCTGACCATTCACCAGTATATTTAACACTACACGAAAGGGTTGTTATTAAGAAACTTCCACTTAcgctaacaaataaaaatattgactgGGAATACTTTAAGCAATTGCTATCCAATGTTGATAGTCACGTAAAAATAAGTTGTAATTCCGAGCTAGATAACGAAATCATGAATTTgacaaatacaattcaatatgcAGCATGGAGTAGTACACCAATTAAAAGAAACGTCACAGCAGGTCATAAGCATACtatagaaattaaagaaatggtaGCAGAAAAACGCCGATTACGCCGAAAGTGACAACAAACAAGATCTCCATCTGACAAAAGTTGTCTTagcaaattgtgtaaaaaacttaccaataagataaaggcatttaaaaatataactctcAGCTATTATCTGAACGACCATAGAAAAAATCGACTGGGTTTGACCTTATTACCAGTGAAATACCTGTACTGAATACAGCTTCCTCACAACGTTGTATGTAAAATTACTGCTATAATGAATGCTACTATAAATCGTCAATACGTATCTATTTATTGGAAAACTGCAGAGGTAAATATGTTCAATAAACCCGGTAATCCAACGCATGAAATTACTTCGTATCGGCCCATATCTTTCCTGCCAATACTTtcaaaacttttggaaaaactgcttgCTGTGCGTATTAACAACATAATTGAAGGAAGCTGATACCGGTGCATCAGTTTGGCTTTCGAAAAAACGAGAGACTAAATCAGTACACATTGATTTCACATACAACAATACTACTACGCCTTGGTATGTTCGCAGTCACGATCTTGAACGCGATCTCGGAATTGACTCAGTTGCTGCATCGTATTAGTTACAAtagcaatgaaataaaaaaaaaataaaaaatttaaaaaatatgaattaaccATGCGCATCCTGTTTAGATTTGCGTCTATAAGTTCTGGGTTATTTCAAAACTTAtaatattacaacaaatatCAGAGAAATATGCTTATTAAGTAAAGGATAAATAGTCTTTTGAAAAAAGATGTTTTCGCAGAAACCACCCctgcagccatctgcttggagcggaaccgcctcctaggagcatcaaaaggtcattcctggactacgtcgacgacgtcgtacagtacgccaaccggacttcggacgcaactaactttcgacaggtactgaccgccattcacagcgaagccatcaacaccttcaccaacTCCCTttccgtgaatggcgttcttggaatcaaaccaccacccatagcagacgaagagctccagctgccgcgagaaacgcgtgtgacccttgcgcaacttcgttctggatactgtagcaggttaaactcctacttatccagaatagaccctgacatactgaatgtatgtcctgcatgcaacgagtctccgcatgacactgaccacctctttgcatgccctacgaaccctactcatctaacaccctcctccctttggtccgaccccgtcgaaacagcacgtttcctgggcctaccgttagataacatcgacgacaacacaaatgacatttaccatcccaacggggattgaatttccgttaagacaacaacaacaacaacagagcgaagcaaaaaaaaatttaattgtgaaAAATGAGCAAATGATCGTCGATGATCACTAACTCCCATACCCACGACAactatgtacataaacatacgtacatatgtatatactatattaccGCCGAAATGTATAAATCGTCGCTAAGTTAACAAAATTCGTTGAATCGACAATTTTGCGACATGTTGGCGATGTTGGCAGTTCTGTACTTTTTGCAGTGCTTTGTTTTGAAGTACTGTAATTTTCGATTGGACTCCATTTTCATGCCGTCAAATTTAGATAAAATGAGCTAAATCAAGGAATGTGCTTTGAACTTATACAAAAAATGATAATTGTACAgaaattgtataatttaatgTCAGATATAGTACATAATATGacacaaatgaaaaaaacaaatttaagttcTTTAACACTCTCTGCTTTCATATTCCTAATTAAACCAAAATGTtgtgatatataaaattattcgacaatagaaaaaaaacattgttttgtaaaaattggaaattagtTTGCGGTGCTCAGTAGTACTCATGCTTGAGTATGAATGCGTGAGTATGCTCGACCGCCAATACATCGGCCCTCGCTGCTTTGtagttcttcagacgggtaattgctattcgattTCATAGTCTGTCAATGAAGCGTCTGAACGTCTGCACGTCTTCAATTGGTGAATCGGTTTCACTATCTCCTGGTTTTATGCTTTCACTGACATTCAGCACGTTGGAGAAGTATttccttcataattttagtatactcTGGACATCCGTAACTAGATCACCTcagggggttctacaagaggaGTGAGCCATGTgttgaagttcacgcaaatgaggaaagttctcagaCTGCCATTCATTTGAGAGTGGGCAGAAagtattattttacaaatggctcaagcagctcacgacttccggttttagaccaagtatcctctgagtagcaaaagaacatccgtttgaaggcgagctaaagtgagaagtcgaaccatccctccccagggttgtgcgctggttttGGGACCCGCCCCGTAAAAAAACCTCCCGATGAAgaggaaacaacagcctcggacgagaaaccccctttttgatgacgacagCTTAACTTGCAATTGATAATTAAGGATgtttccgattttttttatgtgaTTAATTGTGAGCaggatttattttttgtgttcagttcaataaatttattttatagacaGAGACCTAAGTGAACAAAATGTGAATCTAATCATGAGACTAACAATATCGTGATCACTTCCGTGGCGACTGATGTAGATAAGCTTGAAAACTTGATGTCCCCATAATTCCAATGCGggcaaatttaatgaaacttttatattttgacgATTTGACCGTActgaataatatatttaaatttaaataacatatttttcagtCAGAATGTCTAAGCTTAAATGTTGTTAgcttatataaaaaagaattaaatgtaCAATTAACAAAGAagaatgaatatatgtatgttcgaaATCGAAAGTAGTCTTACTAAAAAGCGCACgaggaaacaaaatatttcagagacttattttcacatttttaaactCAATGATTTTAACGTTATTCAATTGAATAATATACAAGTACTTTTATACAGAAGtctaattaatataattaatattgttTACTTACTAACACTAAATTAAAAGTGGATTAGTATGCTTCTGAAATCtttcatcaatatatatattaaaaagagCTTTTGGCATCCTACTACTCTGACATCATTACgagaaatacataaaaaaatcaaatggacATTCAGTACCAATATCAAAACTTTATAAATATGTTGGAGCTAAGGATCTTTCCACCTTACTATCCTACAAAGTTTGGTTTCTTTCTTTAGTACTTCATCATATTACGCTATTACGAAACTTCATTTCTTTAGCGTTATTCGCaaacttttagtagttttggaCAATACTACAACATGCGTAGTAGTAAAGATATTTGCTGTCCTcggagatatatatatatatttatcaaatatgggcatgttttgcaaaaaaaattaacaagctCAAGAATAATTTATGAATCATAGTATCGTTTTGTGAGTGTGGAATTGAGGGCGATTATGCCGTGCACGCAGGTTAGTAATGTTGACTTTACTTTTGCTATAATAACTTTAGCACGGaccatacatataaattaatatatttcttcatTGTGATCTTTtagatacgtacatatgtaggtaaatcGCAATAACTATTACcgttattttatacttttacaaaaaaaaaacgttatcaGAACCAAAttattacacaaaaaatattcaatcagAAGCAAATGGGAGGatgcagaaataaaaaaaataaaagtattttgctTCTAGCACAACAACTTTGAGCAGATAAACGGTATTGGTTAAAACGATCTGTCAATTAGAAACCTACAAACCTACGTTAGAGAGCGGACATTCTCTGTGTTATTACTCTTtgatgtaaatattaataatataacaattttcaattacTACAAATGTTTTCACTTACCAGGTAAATGTTGGGTAGTTTGCGGAACGCTACCCTGGCGTTGCATtcgttgcatttgttgttgctggaaTACGTTTGAGCTGGGTCCACCATATGGTGACTGTGGAGATGGAGAATTTGAGGTACCACCACTAAAACCACCAGATTCGCCACCTTGAAAAGAATTTTGCCGCTGCAGACCGACATTAGTTCCAATATTACTAGTAACTGCATTGCCAGATACACCCCCTCCGTTTGGAGAGTTGAGACTTCGCCGCTGATTTTGATACGGACGTGTTGTATAAGGACTAACACCCTGCTAAaggaattacaaaaaataaaaaaaatgtgctcAAAGCTAAATTTTATTCACTAACTTGTAACTGCGCGCTTAACATAGGATTATGTTGTTGTAATGAATGACCGCGTTGAGTTGTCACATTTCCACTTAGTTGTACACTTGGCGTACTAACATTACCACTAGCATTCCATTGTTGAGATGACGGCATGCCTGTAGGTGATTGTATACCACCTGCTCCTCCACCAAAAGGCGGTTGGCGTGGTGATAGCTGCGGAGTAACATTAGCGTTTGCTGCTTGGGCAGCCTGAAACGccatctgttgttgttgctgagcattcacttgttgttgctgctgtgaaATATGCTGTTGATGATGGGGCGATAGACGTTGTCCGCTTTGTGAATATTGCGGTGCATAACCTACGAGGTGGagtgtaataaaatatatgtgacgggaaaatcaaaaatgaaatgCTGGTAACTAACCTGCATTCGTTTGTGGACTAAATGGTGCATTACGTTGCCCTGGActtaactgttgttgttgtagtaaacTCTGTGAAAAATTCGGACTCAGTTGCGAATCGGGCGGCAAGTTGGTACGAGATAAGGCGACATTTGGCGCTACTGTGTTATTCAACAGCGAACCAATGTTGTTGATGTTCGGATTTAGACCTATACGGCacatttagtataaataaatataaaaaatatatgtaattattctTTTTACGTACATAACTGATCTGTGCGCGCTGTTGCACTCTCAGGAACCAAaagctgttgcttttgttgttgctgaagAAGACGCtctttctgttgttgttgctgttgctgctgttgacgAATTCGATACTGCTGATGCGCTGGCAAAACAGAGCCTCCAGGTGTCGTAACAGTATTCATTGGGCCCCTGTTACGTGACGCCGAATACATAGGTGGCGGTCGTTGGAAACTTTGATTGGCGTTGACACGTAATACCTCCAACATTTGTTGTACCTGAGTTGACTGTTGATTGCCTCCAATTGCAGCCTGCTGCCTTTGCAACATCTGCAGATGATGCTGGAgctgtagctgttgttgttgctgagttAAACTCCCTCCACTGCCACTCCCCATTACGTTGCCAGGATAGGCTGGCGGTTGCGGCTGTTGTTGatgatgttgctgctgttgcagttGAGATGTCTCGACCATCAATGAATTTTGAATAGCGTTGATAGCCATGCGTTCATTAATCTCTTGCTGCGTTAATCCAGCCAAGGCAGTGGGAGTAGGTGCTGATACAAATGGCCCATCGTCTGAAACGTAATCCATAACGCTATCCAAAATCTTAGATAATTCTGAATCGCCATCAGCGCCGCTAGGGGCGGCTAATTGGGAGCTTGCTTGTGATGTCACTATTGACGCTGTGACGTTGGCTGTCCCTGAGGTAGCTGTGGTGTTATGTGAAGATGTTCCGAAGGCGTCCgatgaagaaaaatttatttgcggTTGAGATAGTTGTGTTGGTTGCTGATGTGAAGAACGTTGAATGTTACctaaacattgttgttgttgttgctgttgttgctgttgttgtaggtggagttgttgctgatgttgctgctgttgcagcGTGAGGTAGGCATCGGAAAATTGTTTGCGCATACTATTGCTCCGTCCAACGGCTCCGACAGAACTGCCTCCTGCACTAATTGATGAGGTCGTCGTCATTGTGCCGCTTTTTGGAGGCATGCCACCTAGACTATTCGGCGCTGAAACACTCATAACACCGAGTGTCGAGTTGACGCGGCTTGCTGAAGGTGTAATGTCAGGTATAGCTTTGACTTGAGGTGGTACAGTGACTATAGGATTCTTTGGCGGATTTTCTAACAGCGAGGCAAGCATTTTATTGCTCTCACGTAACTTGGATGGGCGGTCACTTTCACGTTTTGCTAATATGCCATCATCCGGTTCATTGAGCGAACGCTTGCGAGTTGTAGGATCACCCTGGTACTTTAAACTTTTTAGTAAATCCTCTTGCGACATGTCCTTGGAGTGATGTTGCCCGTGGCTATGACCGTGTGAATGACTATAGTGCCCATCGTCTTTTTGTAGCTGGCGCATCAATTCACTTTGTCGACCAAGCGAAGGTCCTTTTCCATCATCATCCTCCGATTTTTCGTTAAGCAGCTGTGTTAaatatattcagaaaaaaaatctgTATATTCCAATTCAAGTACATGAGTGTACTCAAACATTTGTGCTGATAGAATATGGCAGATAAGTGAATGGTTTAAAGGGATGGTGGGGCCTTACTTACCGACAGTAACATGGGATTGCTGGAGTTCGAAGATTTTGGTAATGCACCACCACCAAATAGGCGCGCATTCGATATACCAGTAGCGCCCATTTTGAACATTCCGGACGAACCCCTGTTGCTACCGCCGGCACCTCCACCATCCTTATCTTCATCGGAATTGAGTAGACTCTGATTGTAAAACTTTTGGGAGATCAAAAATATCGCATAAATAAAACCTCCTTACAAACTACATATTATCTTATGAGCAAAgaccatttatgtatataactctAAACTCACCTTATGGCGCAGGCTAAGATGATCTTTATCACCATCGGTCGGGTTCATTCCTGAGGTCATTGAATGCGATTTATTTGTCAATAAATGCCGTAAACGCTCTGATTCCGGTTGGGGTGGATTCGTCTGTGCAGATAGTTGGGTCATGTTAGCAACAGTGGTAAGTAATGGCGGACCACCATTTGGTAAATTTGCAGGGCCGCTCAACGCACCACTGGAACCACCTTGAGGTCCAGAATTATTGCCACTTATGCTGCTACTGCTGTTTATGCTAGCGTTCATGTGGtctttatcaatatttttatcactTGTTTCGAACGCCggaaaaccaaaaccaaacGGGCCTCCACTAACCCCGGGACCAGCAGATGACGGCTGACTTGTATTTGACTGAGGAGAAGGCAAGCTCGCAGCTGAGTGTGACGACAGTTGATATGGTGTCGATGGTGAAGCACATACTGCCGGACTGAAACCATGTCCCGCTGACGGTGGACGCGGAGTGCTTACTGGGGTAGTAACAGAAGCGCGAGAGTTTGGACGCGAATCCGTCCAACCAGTGGCGTCCATTTCAAAACTGGAATGTGCCAAGTCAAAATCAAAGGGGTCGGAGCTATAGAAAATCGTTGCTTCGGGTCCAGCAGGCGATGCGGTAAACGAATTGACCAGATTGGAATTATTCGAAGTCGAAGCCGATGTTGCCACAGTAGGATTGTTACGTTGTGTACCACTCCCTGTACCATTGATAACAGCTGAAGTCATCAGTGGTCCACCCACATTAGTAGTTTGCGTGGTGAGTGGTGGCATACCACCACCTCCAACTAGTCCTCCTAACATATGTACACCGCTACTTACACTTGCTAAAGCTGAGGCCGACGAAGAGGAGCATGACGAATTGTTATTAACAAGTGAGTCCAAGGGCAGAGAAAGGGGCGAAACTAACGATGGACTAGGCGACATTGTTGACAAACTGCTAGATGGCATCATACTACTGTTCCCGATACCTCCGATGTTCAATCCACTTATACCTCCTCCACCTATATCGTTATCCGTGTTAAGTAATGTTTGCAGAGACATAATATAATCGCCCTCAGTTTGCGactgatttaaaaaaagtcGTGAATTCGCCTTAACATGAACATAAATATCGGGTGCGCCGAGACGCAATCTAAATGGACGTGACATCACATTCGCAATGGGAGGATGAATGAGTGTTGCAGGCGTTCCACCAGGTGAGTGTGATGATGGAGAGTTCATCAAATGGACTGAAGCAGCTGACTCTTGAACCTCGCGTAAGTGAGATTTCAGAGCATTTAAGTCCTGCGGATGACAAAGATCTTGCAAAAGGCGTCCCAACCAACTACTCAAATGTTGACGATAGGGTTCACGAAGTGCAGTTACATCCAAATTGAGTATCTTGCCGTGTACGTCGAGTTTAAAGGTTAAATGCTCTATGGCCTGCGGTTGTATCTGCTGTATGGCCGGTTCATCTTCGGGACGGGTAATCAAACACAATATGGAGGACGTTGTATCACCATCGtctaaaatttatgtaattagcaaatgaaaaacttaaacaaCTAACATCCTACCTTTCATCGGTGTTGCTAGCAGCATAACTTCCTCATATTTTTCGGGGTTTATGTGTTGTCCGACAGTTTTCTGTTCCAAAGCATCGTTTTGGTGCGTCATAGATGTTTGAGTAGCCGAACGCAAATCTTTGACTAGCATTCGGACTTTAGCTGctatatttcttttagttttagcaCTCCCTGGACCTAAC
This DNA window, taken from Bactrocera neohumeralis isolate Rockhampton unplaced genomic scaffold, APGP_CSIRO_Bneo_wtdbg2-racon-allhic-juicebox.fasta_v2 ctg100, whole genome shotgun sequence, encodes the following:
- the LOC126766369 gene encoding nuclear receptor coactivator 2 isoform X2 — translated: MSIVAAENAGLGPCDLPDSWAPNTINSINNITSIVANSRDISSVSAVTKNSSNTAVPLNIDNNISSNIVFFKNQSSPTTTAIQPTTSFGFSPTSTARATTSTTSSLIYKVPLSSPAAATAAVTVSPASIGSVVTSLGVGLVPSIPTCASLTGTSASGTGAVAGVLLSSPISAGGSSNSISISGQKTITNYQVNNVNNNANNTGNTSVRSLTLPLQQQQLQLQQQNGLLLHNKQNNQNNNNSSLVNNNHHKNSNNFNLILRQKAAATVSLAAALQNSITMNAVASPISNNPATPTRKIRRKTDPKANLPQSQINKCNNEKRRRELENNYIEQLSEFLQLNKRGDTASTKPDKAAILNQVVKTYREFCDKGQSRDISSSTSTTASSALNSTTPNNNNSSSTCKSNDNRNNTASTRCLRCATDNCSIHPVQQGDVSSTEPPLPEPSLLNGQVPEISAYFEALEHYLSSVDWVLLQVTADGIIESCTQNIRELIGYDKQELFRKPLYQYLHSGDHAKLDPIINNMPYGVSGNATGDIGCGSGSQSGWNDLEDANSGTNSQHSTASLGPGSAKTKRNIAAKVRMLVKDLRSATQTSMTHQNDALEQKTVGQHINPEKYEEVMLLATPMKDDGDTTSSILCLITRPEDEPAIQQIQPQAIEHLTFKLDVHGKILNLDVTALREPYRQHLSSWLGRLLQDLCHPQDLNALKSHLREVQESAASVHLMNSPSSHSPGGTPATLIHPPIANVMSRPFRLRLGAPDIYVHVKANSRLFLNQSQTEGDYIMSLQTLLNTDNDIGGGGISGLNIGGIGNSSMMPSSSLSTMSPSPSLVSPLSLPLDSLVNNNSSCSSSSASALASVSSGVHMLGGLVGGGGMPPLTTQTTNVGGPLMTSAVINGTGSGTQRNNPTVATSASTSNNSNLVNSFTASPAGPEATIFYSSDPFDFDLAHSSFEMDATGWTDSRPNSRASVTTPVSTPRPPSAGHGFSPAVCASPSTPYQLSSHSAASLPSPQSNTSQPSSAGPGVSGGPFGFGFPAFETSDKNIDKDHMNASINSSSSISGNNSGPQGGSSGALSGPANLPNGGPPLLTTVANMTQLSAQTNPPQPESERLRHLLTNKSHSMTSGMNPTDGDKDHLSLRHKFYNQSLLNSDEDKDGGGAGGSNRGSSGMFKMGATGISNARLFGGGALPKSSNSSNPMLLSLLNEKSEDDDGKGPSLGRQSELMRQLQKDDGHYSHSHGHSHGQHHSKDMSQEDLLKSLKYQGDPTTRKRSLNEPDDGILAKRESDRPSKLRESNKMLASLLENPPKNPIVTVPPQVKAIPDITPSASRVNSTLGVMSVSAPNSLGGMPPKSGTMTTTSSISAGGSSVGAVGRSNSMRKQFSDAYLTLQQQQHQQQLHLQQQQQQQQQQQCLGNIQRSSHQQPTQLSQPQINFSSSDAFGTSSHNTTATSGTANVTASIVTSQASSQLAAPSGADGDSELSKILDSVMDYVSDDGPFVSAPTPTALAGLTQQEINERMAINAIQNSLMVETSQLQQQQHHQQQPQPPAYPGNVMGSGSGGSLTQQQQQLQLQHHLQMLQRQQAAIGGNQQSTQVQQMLEVLRVNANQSFQRPPPMYSASRNRGPMNTVTTPGGSVLPAHQQYRIRQQQQQQQQQKERLLQQQQKQQLLVPESATARTDQLCLNPNINNIGSLLNNTVAPNVALSRTNLPPDSQLSPNFSQSLLQQQQLSPGQRNAPFSPQTNAGYAPQYSQSGQRLSPHHQQHISQQQQQVNAQQQQQMAFQAAQAANANVTPQLSPRQPPFGGGAGGIQSPTGMPSSQQWNASGNVSTPSVQLSGNVTTQRGHSLQQHNPMLSAQLQGVSPYTTRPYQNQRRSLNSPNGGGVSGNAVTSNIGTNVGLQRQNSFQGGESGGFSGGTSNSPSPQSPYGGPSSNVFQQQQMQRMQRQGSVPQTTQHLPGSPRPFIANVNHENIVGTSGNGAATSLGVNGGVSVGGSVGIVGFGGMMYNNMQHAAHATPQQTQNEFYGRAQAAGNAANSSDFVKQELRAVVSGRAQQQAAAAGGAGASSGGNGVPGGGGGNGGPGGLRITSTPQSPLSSAQQGPMSGGNSGGLNSTNSLSMQQHQSGSIGTGVSQNALLNTPDPSMNFSFDAQDFFGNNATR